The Cryptomeria japonica chromosome 6, Sugi_1.0, whole genome shotgun sequence genomic interval atattgatcttattgCTCATATTAATTCTATGTGGTGTATTGATTTTTCTAACAAACAATGGCATAATATCTTTACTAGTTTATGGAGTAGTGGCATTGCTCCTAAGAAGAAGTGTTTCAAATGGTTGTTTATTTTGAACAGACTCCCATTTAGGAATGACTATCATACAATTGACATATGTAGTGCATGCAAAGTGGCAAAAACTGTAAACCaaattttctttgtttgcatcaTTGCTAAGGATATTTGACTCCTATTCGGAATTATTATTAATGATAATGTTAATATTATGGACATTGTTACAGGTTTTATTAATGGATTTAAaaaatattgtaatttgttttggtTTATATTATCTTATAAAATTTAATGATATATATGGAAGATTAGGAATGAGGACAAGTACTAGGGCAAAGCTAGGATGCTTACTGAGTTTGTAAGAAGACTCACTTTTTACCATATTGATGTGTAGGTCACTATTGTAAGTAGATTGGCAAAGAAAAAGTTTGGGAGTTTCTTGGAGGATGGGAATACAAGAATATATGCCTTAGAAATGCCCCATAGGCACACTTGGAGCAAGTTCAATATGGAAATAACCCCTTTTGTTAATGTCTTAGCATCTTTTATGCATGAGATTAATGAGGGCAAGAAGATGGAGAGGGAGTACCTAGCCCAACTGGCAGCCCATGGAGCAGTCCCTGTCAACAATGGAAAAACAATGATATGGATGGAAGGCCCCCTTGGTTGGATAGCTTGGATGGACCAATGAGTCCTTGCTCATAGTTGTCCCAGAATGTTGTTTTTGTTAATGACATACAGTTCTGCTAGAATGTTAATTTTGTAGAATATTGTTATATTGTACTTTCTC includes:
- the LOC131074821 gene encoding uncharacterized protein LOC131074821; this encodes MATEKEEVTIVSRLAKKKFGSFLEDGNTRIYALEMPHRHTWSKFNMEITPFVNVLASFMHEINEGKKMEREYLAQLAAHGAVPVNNGKTMIWMEGPLGWIAWMDQ